Proteins encoded within one genomic window of Tigriopus californicus strain San Diego chromosome 12, Tcal_SD_v2.1, whole genome shotgun sequence:
- the LOC131891659 gene encoding uncharacterized protein LOC131891659 yields the protein MSLINSNLQNLIHQARAASEASASTPRGVEWGDQGEQPAQNHSVPFLNGLINPWNLHPLLPGQQAWMQAFHGLQFKVLMEYFMTQYGASRNPIIPPIAQTRSEHQREDLGGQLLPDPNVSTELVPAPEAPLEPVVQDEEMSIVVGQRRARRKCPGSLVFYLVNEQNEIVVDEKTKKPTAICFKCRKAFGDENSIYRHMKIHDKTSRHQCPLCPGIHVQRYNLRIHMETHIGMDVSQEIMDTLPSEFRGVLEGDPDIIAPEKYRKKLVRALRKRIKTANCHEVVQNLQTKLLSLEHGIA from the exons ATGAGCCTCATTAATTCGAACCTCCAAAACTTGATTCATCAGGCTAGAGCAGCTTCTGAGGCGTCTGCAAGCACGCCCAGAGGCGTGGAATGGGGGGACCAAGGGGAGCAACCTGCTCAGAATCATTCTGTGCCATTCCTCAATGGTTTGATCAACCCCTGGAACCTTCATCCCTTGCTTCCAGGGCAGCAAGCCTGGATGCAAGCCTTCCACGGTTTGCAGTTCAAGGTCCTCATGGAATATTTCATGACACAATATGGAGCCTCCCGGAATCCCATCATTCCCCCCATTGCTCAGACTCGATCAGAGCATCAAAGAGAGGACTTGGGCGGACAATTGCTGCCTGACCCAAATGTTTCCACTGAATTAGTCCCTGCTCCTGAGGCGCCCCTGGAACCTGTTGTCCAAGACGAGGAAATGTCCATTGTGGTGGGCCAACGACGAGCCAGAAGAAAGTGCCCGGGCAGTCTTGTTTTTTACTTAGTGAATG AGCAAAACGAAATTGTTGTGGacgaaaagacaaaaaagccCACCGCAATATGTTTTAAATGTCGAAAAGCTTTTGGGGACGAAAATTCCATCTATCGCCATATGAAGATCCACGACAAAACGAGCCGTCATCAGTGCCCTCTATGTCCTGGCATTCACGTTCAAAG ATACAACTTGAGGATCCACATGGAGACACATATTGGCATGGACGTGAGCCAGGAGATAATGGATACTCTGCCCTCGGAATTCAGAGGCGTGCTCGAAGGGGATCCCGATATCATTGCCCCCGAGAAGTATCGGAAGAAACTTGTGAGGGCTTTGCGGAAAAGGATCAAGACCGCGAATTGTCATGAAGTTGTCCAAAACCTCCAAACCAAGCTTTTGTCATTGGAACACGGGATTGCATGA
- the LOC131891661 gene encoding uncharacterized protein LOC131891661: MSPLNNINDGNDQGGPAQVPAEVGQQQQRVNQPPVICPNCKKRLSERSALTRHMKVHDSTTKIFKCMVCHKNDQRQKSNWRQHVATHIGQEIPPDVFAALDHETKAILTGTHGEMNRKIFEERLAKAEAKRAKQNKKARRSKHELSFEELWYPICELQE, translated from the exons ATGTCTCCCTTGAATAACATCAATGACGGAAATGACCAAGGAGGTCCCGCCCAAGTCCCTGCGGAAGTGGGCCAGCAACAGCAACGGGTGAATCAGCCCCCGGTCATTTgcccaaattgcaaaaaacgaCTCTCCGAGAGAAGCGCCCTCACTCGACACATGAAGGTCCATGACAGCACCACTAAGATATTCAAGTGTATGGTGTGCCACAAGAACGATCAGCGACAAAA ATCAAACTGGAGGCAGCATGTGGCCACTCACATTGGCCAGGAGATTCCTCCCGACGTGTTTGCAGCTTTAGATCACGAGACCAAGGCCATTCTGACCGGAACGCATGGTGAAATGAACCGAAAAATCTTCGAGGAACGATTGGCCAAAGCCGAAGCGAAGCGAGCCAAACAGAACAAAAAGGCTCGAAGATCCAAGCATGAATTGTCGTTTGAAGAACTTTGGTATCCCATATGTGAATTACAAGAATAA